The genomic segment CCTGCAACTTCTCTGCCTCTGCCGCCGTTGCCACCACATAGACCTCACCTGTCACCCTTCCGGCAGTGCCCTCCACCTCCGGATGTCTATGGTGGCCAATAATAACCACCGAACAGCCCTCGGCATGATACTTCTCAACCATGCGGTGGACACTGCTCACCAAGGGACAGGTGGCATCAATGGTTTTGAGGCCAAGCGCCTTTGCCCGTTTCTCTATCTGCAGGGAAACGCCATGGGCACTAAAGATACAGATGGCACCGGCGGGAATCTGCTCCAGCTCTTCGACAAAGACAGCTCCTCCCTGGCGAAGATTATCAATAACATGCCTGTTGTGGACAATTTCATGGAGGACATAGACGGGTTCTCCATGTTCCTTGAGGGCAAGCTTTACCGTTTCAATGGCACGCTCGACGCCGGCACAAAATCCCCTGGGGGAGGCAAGTCTTATCTCAAGCTTTTTGTCAGATTCTGAAGACATATAATATCCTTATTCAACAGAGGTGTTATCAGCGACAGGAGATTCCTGCCTGCATAAGGGTTGTCTTTACCTCAGAGATTGGAACCTCTTCTCTGTGAAAGATTCCCGCTGCCAGAGCCGCATCGGCATCTGTTTCTCGGAAGACCTCGACAAAATCCCGGGCAGAGCCAGCACCACTGGAGGCAATAACCGGAATGGAGACAGCCTTCTTGACCAGAGAGATCAGTTCAAGCTCAAAACCATCGTTGGTACCATCCTTATCAATACAGTTGAGCAGAATCTCTCCCGCCCCCAGGGCCTCACAGCCCTGCACCAACTGGACAGCATCGAGCTTACTTCCCTCCCGACCGCCCTTAATCGTACACTGATACCAACAGTACTCTTCGCCATTAGGTCCTAAACTCCCTGTTTTAACACAGGTATGAGTAGTCTCGTCCGGGCTTTGTACGTAGACTCTGCGCGGATCTACAGAGATAACAACTGCCTGCACACCATAGACGGCAGAGATCTGTTCGATGGAGCTCTTGCCGCTCTTCTTGCCGGTGGCCAGATATTCCTCAACAATGGCTACGGCATCGGAGCCAATAGATATTTTATCGGCCCCGGATCTGAAATACTGAGCGGCAACGTCAAGGGCAGAGTAATACTTACCATTGCTATCGGTAAAGTCACGGATGCCACCACCAATGGTAAGGGGTACAAATACATTTTCAGAGGCCTTCTGCAGCACCTCAATCATGGGCTGGTCCTCCATGGGAAAATCTCTAAAGCCTGTTATATTGAGGAAAGTTACCTCGTCGGCCCCCTCCTGATAGTAGCGACGGGCAAGATCCACCGGTTTGCCCAGATTTCGCACCTCACCCTCCTGACGAACATCATACTGATCGCCCTTGGTCACAACAAGATCACCGTTATCATTGGAGCGTACATCAAGGCAGGCAATAACACGCTTTGCATGCTCTGTCTTCTTCTCTATCTCAATCGGTACGATTGGAGTCTGCGAGGGCCTCTTCTGGGAGGAGAGGAAATTCTGGAGAAGGTTCAAACCGGCTTGTCCGCTCTTTTCCGGGTGGAACTGAAATGCGGTAACATTTCCCTTTTCCACCGCCGAGATAAAGCGAGTACCGTAATCTGTTGCTGTTAAGGCCCAATCCTCAGGCACAGTATCAAGGGGTGCATGGTAGGAGTGAACAAAATAGAGCTTTTCTTCCTCATAGCCAGCAAAGGAGGGAGATTCTTTGAGGAGATGAATGCCATTCCAGCCAATCTGCGGCACCGATAGGGCCGAGCGCACAAATTTTTTGATCTGCCCCGGCAGGATGCCAAGCCCCGCCACGCCGGGGGTCTCTTCACTGCCTTCAAACAGGGCCTGCAGGGCAACACAGATGCCAAGAAAGGGCTTGTCTTCCTCTATTCTTCGCTTGAGAGGTTCTATATAGCCACGGTCACGCAGGGTGTGCATCACAGAGCCAAAGCTTCCGACCCCCGGAAAGATCAGTTTATCTGCCGTTAAAATATCTTCGGGATGCTGTACCTCTACAATTTCACATCCTAACGCCCGAATAGCATTACGTATACTACGAACATTGCCAGCCCCATAATCCAATAGCGTTACTTTCATCTCTGATACATCCTTTTAACGTAAAAAATAGCTCGAACTAAAGATCATCGCTTCCCTTAAAAAGAGAACCGATACTTCTCAAAATTATCTCAGGTAAGCTTAAAAGTCAAAGCCTGCCTGCGCCTTCACCCCCTGTTTGTAGGGATGCTTAACCTCTTTCATCTCAGTTACCAGATCTGCCTGTTCTATCATCTTCTCCCCTGCATATCTGCCCGTGACAATAATGTGCAGGGAGGGGGGCCTTTCCCCTATTGAACGAAGGATCTCTTCTTCGCTTATCATTGAATAGTGGGCAAGGTAGGTAAGCTCATCAAGAACCAGAAGATCATACTGGTTTGCTTTGATAATTTCCTGGGCAAACGACCATGCCTTACGGGCAACCTCGATATCCTTATCCAGATCTTCACTTTTCCAGGTAAAACCACGGCCCCGGACATGAAAATCTACTCCGGGACAGGAGGTATAGAACTGCTCTTCACCCGTCTGCCAACCACCCTTTATAAACTGAATAACACAAACTTTTTTGCCATGGCCAAGGGCTCTGGCCACATGCCCGAGGGCGGCAGTAGTTTTCCCCTTACCATTTCCTGTGAAAACTGCAAAAATACCCACTGCCATAACGGCCCCCATCTGTTTATGATTTTAGCATAGGCCATAAAAAAAGGAGGTTACTCCCAAGCGGGAACAACCTCCTTACAGAGCAAATCTGTCAAAACCAGCGCCATGCCACTACAAAAAAATGAGCACCACGGCATACTACAAACAAAGCGCTCTTCAGCTAGGGAAGCCTTAGAGGCCAAAGACAATTTTAGTTAATTGCCTCGGACAGCTTGCTTCCAGCTTTAAACTTAGCAATGTTTTTCGCAGGTATTTTAATAACTTCGTTGGTTCTTGGATTTCTTCCGTCACGAGCTTCGCGCTTAGACACTGAAAAAGTTCCAAAGCCTACCAGAGTAACCTTGTCACCTTTCTTCAAAGTCTCGGCAATTGCAGCCAAAGTTCCGTTCAATGCTTTTTCAGCGGCACCCTTGCTGATATCGGCTGCATCTGCAATACTCTCGATAAGTTCCTTTTTGTTCATGAATTCCTCCCAACTAAAAGCTCATTGCGTAATAACAGGAGAACTGATCCTCTCCCATTTTAGAATTGACCTGCTTGAAATTCTTAGTATTTCTAGCAAGGCCAGCTGATTAACTTAAGTGCAAATCACCTTAATTGAATAAATGTCCATATTCAAGCATAAAATGATATTTTAGCTAAGCTATCCCCCGAAAAACCACGATTCTCTATAGGGGAGATGCAAACTCTACGACTGCCTACCGAGACAATCGACGAAGACACTATTAAAACCCATTTTTGTGAAGAATGACAAGGTTTTTTCACGCATATTTCTCTGCATTGCCAGAATAATATCTTTTTCCTGCAGCTGGAGGAGAACCATATCGGCCCGAGGCTGCACTCGACAACCGGAAAAGCCAAGCCCCTGCAAGAATCTTTCACCCTGTTCTATGGAGGTTAACAGGTTCAGGCTAATCTTCGTGCCCCTCTCGATACGAGTTGCCAGGCATGAGTTAGAGCTAAGATTCCAATTAGCTAAGCCATGCTTTTTGGCAAGAAGACGAATTTCACCTTTGACCAGGCCTACCTCGGCAAGTGGTCGCGCTACCTCTTCCTCGATAAGGGCCTGAAGCCCGGGTCTATCCGCCTCTAAATCGCTTTTATTGGTGCCGTCAAGTAACTGGATTAATACTTCCCCTTGGCCACTGGATAGAGAGGTCTTAAGGGCTCTATACATATTTTTCTTACAAATATAACAACGCTCCCTGCCATTATTAACAAATTGATTCCACTGCATGGGGTCAAGGATAAGCTTATGAGCCACACAGGAGTTGCCAAATTGCAGGGCCAAAAAGGCATCTACTCTTTTTGCAAAAAATTCATCCTGCAGGGAAGAAATAACAGTTACAACATGCACCTTTGACGGGCCCAGCGCCTGTCTCGCTGCATGGAGAAGAAAGCTTGAATCAATCCCGCCAGAAAAGGCAACAGCCACCTGAGGGTATTTTTTTATTGTCTGCAACAACCTTCTATATTTTTCTTCCATAATCATCCCCTTGGCCAAGATATTGCCACTTGGCCGTCTGCAAATATGCTTGACATAGCTGGAGCTATCCCCTAATCTGACTGGCATAATAATATCTTATAAGCTCTTTTAAAAATGGTCATTAAATTACGGTAATATGAAACAAGACTCCAATATACCAAAGGTACGAGAATCCATAGATACAATTGATAATAGTATCTTGGAATTACTTAAAAAACGAATCGGTCTCGCTAAGGAGATTGGTAGACTCAAAAGCGAAGATAACAGGTCAAAATGGGATCCTCTCAGAGAACGTGAGATCTATGAACGACTTATCACCAGTAATGAGGGTGATTTTCCAGATGAATCACTTCGCTCGATCTTTCATGAAATAATAACCACCTGCAGACTATCGCAAAAAAAAGCAGTGGTAGCCTATCTCGGGCCGGAGGCCACCTTTTCTCACCTTGCCGGAGTAAAGTACTTTGGTCACTCTACAGACTATAAACCCCTTGAAACCATTGACGAGGTGTTTGCCGAGGTGGAAAAAGGCCGGGTTCAGTACGGTATAGTTCCGGTGGAGAACTCAATTGAAGGGGCCGTTTTCTCCACCCTCGATTCTTTTATGAAGTACAAGATTAAGATCTGTGGAGAGATGCAACTGGCCATCTCCCATAATCTTGTCTGTAAATCTGGAAATATCGAGGATATTCAGACGGTAGCCTCCCACAATCAACCCCTTGCCCAGTGTCGGGATTGGTTACGTAAGCATCTGCCCAACACCCCCACCCTGCCTGTCTTCTCCACGGGTCTTGCCGCAAAAATGGCGGCTGATAATCCCAATATAGGGGCAATAGCATCCTCTCTTGCCATCAGCACCTACGATCTTCAGGTCGTGGTTAAGGGCATTGAGGATTATGAGGGAAATACTACCCGGTTCTTAATCATTGGTAAGGAGTCACCGGGCATCAGCGGCCGCGATCGCACCTCCCTTCTCATTGGCCTGATGGATCGACCTGGAGCCCTTAATGAGATACTGTCAGTTCTCTCAGAAGAGGGCATCAACCTGGCCAAGATTGAATCCCGACCAATCAAGGGTAAACAGTGGAAGTACCTATTCTTCCTTGATATGATTGGCCATATAGAGGATGAGCAGATCAAGAGGGGCTGTGCCCGTCTCAAGCAGGAGTGCTCATATTTCGAATGGCTCGGTTCCTACCCGCAGGACGAGAATAGCCTCGAGTATTCACCCGCCAATCCGTGACATTTGGCCACTGCACTTTTCGCCATCTTCCGGGCCATTTCCATCAAAGGAGTGGCCCTTTGGTTTAGTGAGCACTGATTTTCGAATTATTGCCATTAACTCCTCATCGCTGCCACCGGTCCGGATAACCGACTTGAGATCTAACTCTTTATCGTTAAGCAGACAGGATCTTAATTTACCTTCAGAGGTAAGACGCAGACGATTACACTGGTCACAGAAATGATGGCTGAGTGGACTGATAAAACCAATCTTGCCTGTTCTGCCATCTGCAGACGATATATCATACATTTTTGCAGGTCCTGCTCCCTTTGCATGGTTACAGGGGGTTAACTGGGCTACGGTTTTTATATCTGCAATAATATCATCGACGGAGATAAATCGCTCCTTTTTCCAGCTGGTGGATTCCCCCATGGGCATGAACTCTATAAAACGGACCTCAAAGTTGCGA from the Desulfotalea psychrophila LSv54 genome contains:
- a CDS encoding HU family DNA-binding protein, translating into MNKKELIESIADAADISKGAAEKALNGTLAAIAETLKKGDKVTLVGFGTFSVSKREARDGRNPRTNEVIKIPAKNIAKFKAGSKLSEAIN
- the ispH gene encoding 4-hydroxy-3-methylbut-2-enyl diphosphate reductase, which translates into the protein MSSESDKKLEIRLASPRGFCAGVERAIETVKLALKEHGEPVYVLHEIVHNRHVIDNLRQGGAVFVEELEQIPAGAICIFSAHGVSLQIEKRAKALGLKTIDATCPLVSSVHRMVEKYHAEGCSVVIIGHHRHPEVEGTAGRVTGEVYVVATAAEAEKLQVNNSEKIAFVTQTTLAENDIEQVLVVLRRRFPLLQGPKSNICFATQNRQNAVRTLARCTDLILVVGSKNSSNSNRLREVGTETGTPAYLIDDFKDLKESWFRGCERVGITAGASAPESLVEGVVVWLLKRGRYEITEMTGQQEKVHFKAASLID
- the cobO gene encoding cob(I)yrinic acid a,c-diamide adenosyltransferase, translating into MAVGIFAVFTGNGKGKTTAALGHVARALGHGKKVCVIQFIKGGWQTGEEQFYTSCPGVDFHVRGRGFTWKSEDLDKDIEVARKAWSFAQEIIKANQYDLLVLDELTYLAHYSMISEEEILRSIGERPPSLHIIVTGRYAGEKMIEQADLVTEMKEVKHPYKQGVKAQAGFDF
- a CDS encoding imidazole glycerol phosphate synthase HisHF — translated: MKVTLLDYGAGNVRSIRNAIRALGCEIVEVQHPEDILTADKLIFPGVGSFGSVMHTLRDRGYIEPLKRRIEEDKPFLGICVALQALFEGSEETPGVAGLGILPGQIKKFVRSALSVPQIGWNGIHLLKESPSFAGYEEEKLYFVHSYHAPLDTVPEDWALTATDYGTRFISAVEKGNVTAFQFHPEKSGQAGLNLLQNFLSSQKRPSQTPIVPIEIEKKTEHAKRVIACLDVRSNDNGDLVVTKGDQYDVRQEGEVRNLGKPVDLARRYYQEGADEVTFLNITGFRDFPMEDQPMIEVLQKASENVFVPLTIGGGIRDFTDSNGKYYSALDVAAQYFRSGADKISIGSDAVAIVEEYLATGKKSGKSSIEQISAVYGVQAVVISVDPRRVYVQSPDETTHTCVKTGSLGPNGEEYCWYQCTIKGGREGSKLDAVQLVQGCEALGAGEILLNCIDKDGTNDGFELELISLVKKAVSIPVIASSGAGSARDFVEVFRETDADAALAAGIFHREEVPISEVKTTLMQAGISCR
- the pheA gene encoding prephenate dehydratase translates to MKQDSNIPKVRESIDTIDNSILELLKKRIGLAKEIGRLKSEDNRSKWDPLREREIYERLITSNEGDFPDESLRSIFHEIITTCRLSQKKAVVAYLGPEATFSHLAGVKYFGHSTDYKPLETIDEVFAEVEKGRVQYGIVPVENSIEGAVFSTLDSFMKYKIKICGEMQLAISHNLVCKSGNIEDIQTVASHNQPLAQCRDWLRKHLPNTPTLPVFSTGLAAKMAADNPNIGAIASSLAISTYDLQVVVKGIEDYEGNTTRFLIIGKESPGISGRDRTSLLIGLMDRPGALNEILSVLSEEGINLAKIESRPIKGKQWKYLFFLDMIGHIEDEQIKRGCARLKQECSYFEWLGSYPQDENSLEYSPANP
- a CDS encoding adenine nucleotide alpha-hydrolase family protein codes for the protein MPVRLGDSSSYVKHICRRPSGNILAKGMIMEEKYRRLLQTIKKYPQVAVAFSGGIDSSFLLHAARQALGPSKVHVVTVISSLQDEFFAKRVDAFLALQFGNSCVAHKLILDPMQWNQFVNNGRERCYICKKNMYRALKTSLSSGQGEVLIQLLDGTNKSDLEADRPGLQALIEEEVARPLAEVGLVKGEIRLLAKKHGLANWNLSSNSCLATRIERGTKISLNLLTSIEQGERFLQGLGFSGCRVQPRADMVLLQLQEKDIILAMQRNMREKTLSFFTKMGFNSVFVDCLGRQS